Proteins encoded in a region of the Vicia villosa cultivar HV-30 ecotype Madison, WI linkage group LG5, Vvil1.0, whole genome shotgun sequence genome:
- the LOC131602274 gene encoding cinnamoyl-CoA reductase CAD2-like isoform X1 codes for MNIGDGKVVCVTGASGYIASWIVKFLLQRGYTVRATVRNISNPNKVDHLLKLDGAKERLQLFKADLLEEGSFDSVIHGCHGVFHTASPVHLVIDGDPQTELVDPAVKGTLNVLNSCAKSPSVKRVVLTSSFASVAYNGRPLTPEVVVDETWFSNADFLLEEKMWYSYAKTSAEEAATKFLTENNIDYVVMNPGVTIGPLLQPELNQSSAFIFDLINGSETLMNAAFGWINVKDVANAHILAYEDSSANGRYCLVERVIHFSELTKILHHMYSSLQIPNKCTDDKPLMQTFQVSKEKAKKLGVEFIPLEVSLREIIESLKEKEFISF; via the exons ATGAATATCGGTGATGGAAAAGTGGTGTGTGTAACAGGTGCTTCTGGTTATATTGCTTCATGGATTGTTAAGTTTCTTCTCCAACGTGGTTACACTGTTAGAGCCACTGTTCGTAATATAAGTAATCCAAATAAGGTTGATCACTTGCTTAAACTTGATGGTGCAAAGGAAAGGTTGCAACTCTTCAAGGCTGATCTATTAGAAGAAGGTTCATTTGATTCTGTTATTCACGGCTGTCATGGTGTCTTTCATACTGCTTCACCGGTTCATTTGGTTATCGACGGTGACCCTCAG acAGAATTAGTTGATCCTGCGGTGAAGGGAACTCTAAATGTTTTGAATTCATGTGCCAAATCACCATCTGTTAAACGAGTTGTTTTAACTTCTTCTTTTGCTTCTGTTGCGTATAACGGAAGACCTCTAACACCAGAAGTTGTAGTTGATGAGACATGGTTTTCAAATGCAGATTTCTTATTGGAAGAAAAG atgTGGTATTCATATGCAAAGACTTCAGCAGAAGAAGCTGCAACAAAATTTCTAACAGAAAACAATATTGACTACGTTGTTATGAATCCAGGTGTGACGATTGGTCCTCTCTTGCAACCTGAGCTTAACCAAAGTTCTGCTTTCATTTTTGACTTAATAAATG GTTCAGAAACATTAATGAACGCTGCTTTTGGATGGATCAATGTGAAGGATGTTGCAAATGCACATATTCTGGCATATGAGGATTCTTCGGCTAATGGAAGATATTGTTTGGTTGAAAGAGTGATACATTTCTCTGAACTTACTAAGATTTTGCATCATATGTATTCATCATTGCAAATTCCGAACAA GTGTACAGATGATAAGCCTTTGATGCAAACATTTCAAGTTTCTAAAGAAAAGGCAAAAAAGTTGGGAGTTGAATTTATTCCCCTGGAAGTGAGCCTCAGAGAGATAATAGAaagtttaaaagagaaagagtttATTAGCTTCTAA
- the LOC131602274 gene encoding cinnamoyl-CoA reductase CAD2-like isoform X2, translating into MNIGDGKVVCVTGASGYIASWIVKFLLQRGYTVRATVRNISNPNKVDHLLKLDGAKERLQLFKADLLEEGSFDSVIHGCHGVFHTASPVHLVIDGDPQTELVDPAVKGTLNVLNSCAKSPSVKRVVLTSSFASVAYNGRPLTPEVVVDETWFSNADFLLEEKMWYSYAKTSAEEAATKFLTENNIDYVVMNPGSETLMNAAFGWINVKDVANAHILAYEDSSANGRYCLVERVIHFSELTKILHHMYSSLQIPNKCTDDKPLMQTFQVSKEKAKKLGVEFIPLEVSLREIIESLKEKEFISF; encoded by the exons ATGAATATCGGTGATGGAAAAGTGGTGTGTGTAACAGGTGCTTCTGGTTATATTGCTTCATGGATTGTTAAGTTTCTTCTCCAACGTGGTTACACTGTTAGAGCCACTGTTCGTAATATAAGTAATCCAAATAAGGTTGATCACTTGCTTAAACTTGATGGTGCAAAGGAAAGGTTGCAACTCTTCAAGGCTGATCTATTAGAAGAAGGTTCATTTGATTCTGTTATTCACGGCTGTCATGGTGTCTTTCATACTGCTTCACCGGTTCATTTGGTTATCGACGGTGACCCTCAG acAGAATTAGTTGATCCTGCGGTGAAGGGAACTCTAAATGTTTTGAATTCATGTGCCAAATCACCATCTGTTAAACGAGTTGTTTTAACTTCTTCTTTTGCTTCTGTTGCGTATAACGGAAGACCTCTAACACCAGAAGTTGTAGTTGATGAGACATGGTTTTCAAATGCAGATTTCTTATTGGAAGAAAAG atgTGGTATTCATATGCAAAGACTTCAGCAGAAGAAGCTGCAACAAAATTTCTAACAGAAAACAATATTGACTACGTTGTTATGAATCCAG GTTCAGAAACATTAATGAACGCTGCTTTTGGATGGATCAATGTGAAGGATGTTGCAAATGCACATATTCTGGCATATGAGGATTCTTCGGCTAATGGAAGATATTGTTTGGTTGAAAGAGTGATACATTTCTCTGAACTTACTAAGATTTTGCATCATATGTATTCATCATTGCAAATTCCGAACAA GTGTACAGATGATAAGCCTTTGATGCAAACATTTCAAGTTTCTAAAGAAAAGGCAAAAAAGTTGGGAGTTGAATTTATTCCCCTGGAAGTGAGCCTCAGAGAGATAATAGAaagtttaaaagagaaagagtttATTAGCTTCTAA
- the LOC131602272 gene encoding cinnamoyl-CoA reductase CAD2-like: MSSSGEEGKVVCVTGASGYIASWIVKFLLQRGYTVRATVRDPSNPNKVDHLLKLDGAKERLQLFKADLLEEGSFDSAIQGCHGVFHTASPVHFVVDDPQTQLIDPAVKGTLNVLKSCAKSGSVKRVVLTSSIATALYNGKPRTPEVVVDETWFSNPQFLLENKMWYQFAKTSAEEAANKFLTENNIDYVVMNPAVVIGPLLQPELNDSSSLILNLINGSETFLNAAFGWINVKDVANVHIQAYEDSSASGRYCLVERVIHFSELTKILRDMYPTLQIPNKCADDKPLMQTFQVSKEKAKKLGSVEFIPLEVSLKEIVESLKEKKFADF; the protein is encoded by the exons ATGAGTAGTAGTGGTGAAGAAGGAAAGGTTGTGTGTGTGACAGGTGCTTCTGGTTATATTGCTTCATGGATTGTTAAGTTTCTTCTCCAACGTGGTTATACTGTTAGAGCCACCGTTCGTGATCCAA GTAATCCAAATAAGGTTGATCACTTGCTTAAACTTGATGGTGCAAAGGAAAGATTGCAACTCTTTAAGGCAGATCTATTAGAAGAAGGTTCCTTTGATTCTGCTATTCAAGGTTGTCATGGCGTCTTCCATACCGCTTCACCTGTTCATTTCGTTGTTGATGACCCTCAG ACACAATTGATCGATCCTGCTGTGAAGGGAACTCTTAATGTTTTGAAGTCATGTGCAAAATCGGGATCAGTTAAACGAGTTGTTTTAACTTCTTCTATTGCCACTGCTTTATACAACGGGAAGCCTCGAACACCAGAAGTTGTAGTTGATGAGACATGGTTTTCAAATCCACAGTTCTTATTGGAAAATAAG ATGTGGTATCAATTTGCGAAGACTTCAGCAGAAGAAGCTGCAAACAAATTTCTAACAGAAAACAATATTGACTATGTTGTTATGAATCCAGCTGTGGTGATAGGGCCTCTCTTGCAACCAGAACTTAACGATAGTTCTTCTTTAATTCTTAATTTAATAAATG GTTCAGAAACATTTTTGAATGCTGCTTTTGGATGGATCAATGTGAAGGATGTTGCAAATGTGCATATTCAAGCATATGAGGATTCTTCGGCTAGTGGAAGATATTGTTTGGTTGAAAGAGTGATACATTTCTCTGAACTTACGAAGATTTTACGTGATATGTATCCAACATTGCAAATTCCGAACAA GTGTGCAGATGATAAGCCTTTGATGCAAACATTTCAAGTTTCCAAAGAAAAGGCAAAGAAGTTGGGATCAGTTGAATTTATTCCCCTAGAAGTCAGCCTCAAAGAGATAGTAGAAAgtttaaaagagaaaaagtttgctgatttctaa
- the LOC131607173 gene encoding protein FAR1-RELATED SEQUENCE 5-like, which produces MDVDYEDIDCEELVSCNNVGDEEGKEDMDIYKKINDLTDDDIRGLEFVSEEKAIDFYEIYAKCHGFAIRKDDVKRDYEGNIIVRQLVCNREGKSDKKRGRCRDPRPTMPMECRARFRVALNLATEKWRVSVFEPSHNHELTPTHYVHLIPKYRRLSESDKALVDGLHTQGVRTCHILGFMMAQKGGHKGLGFCKKDLYNYLNNEAMARIEGGDAFAALSYLQAKADNDPMFFSKFTTTDEGRLENLFWSDSASRIDYECFGDVISFDATYKKNRYNKPVVVFSGFNHHGETTIFGCALVSDEKAETFKWILNTFLEAMYHKHPKGVVTDGDLAMREAIRDVFPNSLHRLCSWHLHRNAVENVKNPKFLEDFKSLIYAAYTVDEFENEWKRVVDDYGLSNNKWVKKTYEMKRIWASAYMRDKFFCGIRTTSISEAVNSFIKMYVQNKSSLVDFMHGFERAVKEYRNNELISNFKTFYYDPVLTTKLEGLELEAAKIFTRKKFKEVQDEIEDAIKVNVIERSELENVVNFKMNMFCNKNYTYLVHLDRAQSKFLCDCNLFERVGIPCSHIICAMRHEHMNIFPNSLICKRWTKTAKDDYISSMSSEECDDEKMVMLRRGTMSSAFNSLCDISCKHPDDFKEAMKGIYGLCEKIKRRRDENGNHKTKGAPRKSKGIPRKTKGASRKTKGVPRNTSHTKHKYQDIGEHDALHEVDKGSVAISNVGGEGVDKNSGSQQKKKDVDVACSMKEFINKRTSKHIENEDIGRSNENMSNIPTTLENNVHGCGLIYGIPSVKIEGQNVTRNHSLGYAPNYTLGSNGIPVQSIPVPTQFPPTVNFSSSHLNALMYPRPHIFPHNTSFLGVLEQVESSAKMACKKNDPYK; this is translated from the exons ATGGACGTAGACTATGAAGATATAGATTGTGAAGAATTGGTTAGTTGTAATAATGTCGGCgatgaagaaggaaaagaggacaTGGATATTTACAAAAAGATTAATGACCTGACAGATGATGATATAAGAGGTTTGGAATTTGTTTCTGAGGAAAAAGCAATAGATTTCTATGAAATATATGCAAAATGTCACGGGTTTGCAATAAGAAAAGATGATGTAAAACGTGATTATGAAGGGAATATAATTGTTCGTCAATTAGTTTGTAACAGAGAGGGTAAGAGTGATAAGAAGCGGGGACGATGTAGAGATCCGAGGCCAACGATGCCAATGGAATGTCGTGCGAGGTTTCGAGTAGCTCTAAATCTTGCGACTGAAAAGTGGAGAGTTTCTGTATTTGAGCCCTCTCATAACCATGAGTTAACTCCAACACATTATGTTCATCTGATTCCTAAGTATCGTCGATTGAGTGAATCAGATAAAGCTCTTGTTGATGGTCTGCATACACAAGGTGTTAGAACATGTCATATTTTAGGTTTTATGATGGCTCAAAAAGGTGGTCATAAAGGTCTGGGATTTTGTAAAAAGGACTTATATAACTACTTAAATAATGAAGCAATGGCAAGAATAGAAGGAGGGGATGCTTTTGCTGCTTTGAGTTATTTACAGGCTAAAGCTGATAATGATCCAATGTTCTTTTCGAAGTTTACCACAACAGATGAAGGACGTTTAGAAAACTTATTTTGGTCAGATTCAGCTAGTCGGATTGACTATGAATGTTTTGGTGATGTGATTTCTTTTGACGCAACTTATAAGAAGAACAGGTATAACAAGCCTGTTGTTGTTTTTTCTGGATTCAACCATCATGGAGAAACTACAATATTTGGTTGTGCTTTGGTTTCTGATGAAAAAGCTGAGACATTCAAGTGGATTTTAAATACTTTTTTGGAAGCAATGTATCATAAACATCCTAAAGGAGTGGTTACAGATGGAGATCTTGCAATGAGAGAAGCTATCCGAGATGTATTTCCAAACTCGTTGCATCGTCTTTGTTCATGGCATTTACATAGAAATGCTGTTGAGAATGTGAAGAATCCAAAATTCTTGGAAGATTTTAAGTCATTGATTTATGCTGCTTACACTGTAGACGAGTTTGAAAATGAGTGGAAGAGGGTAGTTGATGATTATGGTTTATCAAACAACAAATGGGTTAAGAAAACATATGAGATGAAGAGAATATGGGCTAGTGCATACATGCGAGATAAATTTTTTTGTGGTATAAGAACTACATCAATCTCTGAAGCCGTCAACTCTTTTATCAAGATGTATGTTCAGAATAAAAGCAGTCTTGTTGATTTCATGCACGGTTTCGAAAGAGCTGTAAAAGAATACAGGAATAATGAGTTAATATCTAATTTTAAAACGTTCTATTATGATCCCGTGTTAACAACTAAATTGGAAGGGTTGGAGCTTGAAGCTGCAAAGATTTTTACTAGGAAAAAATTTAAGGAAGTTCAAGATGAAATAGAAGATGCGATCAAGGTAAATGTTATCGAACGGTCTGAGCTCGAAAATGTTGTGAATTTTAAGATGAATATGTTTTGCAACAAAAATTATACATATCTAGTTCATCTTGATAGGGCACAGAGTAAATTTTTATGTGATTGTAATTTGTTTGAACGGGTAGGAATTCCATGTTCTCACATCATTTGTGCCATGAGGCACGAGCACATGAACATATTTCCAAATagtttgatttgtaaaaggtgGACCAAAACAGCAAAAGATGATTACATATCGTCAATGTCTTCTGAAGAATGTGATGATGAGAAAATGGTCATGCTCCGTCGAGGGACTATGTCTTCTGCGTTCAATAGTTTGTGTGATATTTCTTGTAAACATCCGGATGATTTTAAAGAGGCTATGAAGGGGATTTATGGTttgtgtgagaaaataaagagacGTCGTGATGAAAATGGAAATCATAAGACTAAAGGTGCTCCTCGTAAGAGCAAAGGCATTCCTCGCAAGACTAAAGGTGCTTCTCGTAAGACAAAGGGTGTCCCTCGTAATACCAGTCACACAAAGCATAAATATCAAGATATAGGTGAACATGATGCTCTACATGAAGTTGACAAAGGATCTGTTGCAATATCAAATGTAGGGGGTGAG GGTGTTGATAAGAATTCTGGTAGTCAGCAGAAGAAAAAGGATGTTGATGTTGCTTGTTCAATGAAAGAATTTATCAATAAAAGAACATCAAAACAT ATTGAAAATGAAGACATTGGCCGATCAAACGAGAACATGTCAAACATACCTACAACTTTGGAAAAT AATGTTCACGGGTGCGGTCTTATATATGGTATACCCTCTGTTAAAATAGAAGGTCAAAATGTAACACGGAACCATAGTTTAGGATATGCTCCTAATTATACTCTTGGTTCTAACGGTATTCCAGTTCAAAGTATTCCAGTACCTACTCAATTTCCACCAACAGTTAACTTCTCATCATCACACTTGAATGCTCTTATGTATCCTAGACCACACATTTTTCCTCATAATACATCG TTTTTAGGTGTGCTGGAACAGGTTGAGAGTTCGGCAAAAATGGCTTGCAAGAAAAATGATCCATATAAATGA
- the LOC131607174 gene encoding cinnamoyl-CoA reductase CAD2-like — protein sequence MNDSEEKMVVCVTGASGYIASWIVKFLLERGYTVRATVRDPSNPKKVEHLLKLDGAKERLQLFKADLLEEASFDSAIQGCHGVFHTASPVQFVVKDPQKEIIDPTVKGTMNVLKSCAKSPSVKRVVFTSSIATVLYNGKPRTPEVEVDETWFSNPDFLWGKKMWYQFAKTLAEEAANKFLTENNIDCIVMNPAMTIGPLLQPELNESSTLILDLINGSETFMNAAFAWINVKDVANAHILAYEDPSASGRYCLSERVIHFSELTKILRDMYPTLRIPNKCADDKPLRQTFQVSKEKAKKLGVEFIPLEVSLRELVESLKERKFAC from the exons ATGAATGATAGTGAAGAAAAAATGGTGGTGTGTGTCACTGGTGCTTCAGGTTACATTGCTTCATGGATCGTAAAGTTTCTCCTTGAACGTGGTTATACTGTTAGAGCCACCGTTCGTGATCCAA GTAATCCAAAAAAGGTTGAACACTTGCTTAAACTTGATGGTGCAAAGGAAAGATTGCAACTCTTTAAGGCAGATCTATTAGAAGAAGCTTCCTTTGATTCTGCTATTCAAGGTTGTCACGGTGTCTTTCACACTGCTTCGCCGGTTCAGTTTGTTGTCAAAGATCCTCAG AAAGAAATAATTGATCCAACAGTGAAGGGAACTATGAATGTTTTGAAGTCATGTGCAAAATCACCATCTGTGAAACGGGTTGTTTTCACTTCTTCTATTGCCACTGTTTTATATAACGGAAAGCCTCGAACCCCGGAAGTTGAAGTTGATGAAACTTGGTTTTCAAATCCAGATTTCTTATGGGGAAAAAAG ATGTGGTATCAATTTGCAAAGACTTTGGCAGAGGAAGCTGCAAACAAATTTCTAACAGAAAACAATATTGACTGCATTGTTATGAATCCAGCTATGACGATCGGGCCTCTCTTGCAACCGGAGCTTAACGAAAGTTCCACTTTAATTCTTGACTTAATAAAtg GTTCAGAAACATTTATGAATGCTGCTTTTGCATGGATCAATGTGAAGGACGTTGCAAACGCGCATATTCTGGCATACGAGGATCCTTCGGCTAGTGGAAGATATTGTTTGTCTGAAAGAGTGATACATTTCTCTGAACTTACGAAGATTTTACGTGATATGTATCCAACATTGCGAATTCCGAACAA GTGTGCAGATGATAAGCCTTTGAGGCAGACATTTCAAGTTTCTAAAGAGAAGGCAAAGAAATTGGGAGTTGAATTTATTCCCCTAGAAGTCAGTCTCAGAGAGTTAGTAGAAAGTTTAAAAGAGAGAAAGTTTGCTTGCTGA